The DNA segment TATGTCATGTGCCAGTGGTGTTTGAACggtaaattgagataaaaattaaataaaatttaaaaattttaaaggaCGAAACATTTTCATGACCTAAATTTTCACCATCCAAAAATTTGACATTTCGTGATCAAGAGTAATAGAGTTTCCAGAGTAACAGAGTTTCACGTATCCATATACTGAATTAACTAATAATTTCTCTATATAATGTTCTGTTTCAATTTTGTGCAAACTTTGTAGTCCCTGGTAGAAGCTGTTTCCAACAGTAGTAGTTGAGCTTGAAGGAAAGCAGGCCCTTTTGATATCGCTTCACAGGCAGTCACAGGTACTCTTTTCCAtggaaaaagttttttttttttttttttcgccttTCAAACCAAATTTTTAACTTCTTCCCTTGTGCTCCCTTTCTTTGGGCAaaagatcaaaataaaataacaaaattaaaccATTCAAATTGTTTACACAATGCTTGGTCTTTGCCATGCTTCactaataatattcaaatagcTAAGAACTTACTGTTACAACTTAttaaaatctctctcttttctcctttctcACTCTCAAACGTGGCCTCCCTCCTCTAAAGAAAAGACATGAAAAGGTGAcgtcaaaaaaagaaaactgaaaatttCAAAAGCTCATCTGCACATTGGACTCTGCGGATGGGGAGAATGAGGAAGCTGTCCAAACCTACATTCCTGCATGTAGAGCACGTCCTTCTTTTCCTCCACCATCTTCAAAATATTCTCGAAAACAGGAACTTCACAAGGAATCCTCAAAACACCCGTCTGTTCAAACCCAAACTCCTCCTCTGCTTCTCTAAGTAACACGTGAAATGCAGGGTGACCCAAACACTCGGTCGGTATTACAAATCTCTTTAGCTCTTCTCCAACACAAACGGCGAGATAGCCTTTCGGGACTCCATTAATGGCCGAGGCTTCCTGTGTAGAGCTGTTATCTGACAAAGAAAGTGTTCTTTTGAGAAACTTCATGctcttgctgctgctgctgctgctcgTGTCTTTTGACGTGTTGGCAAGCTTTCTCCACTTCTTGAGGATCTGCCGAAGCCTAACAATCTCTCTGATTTTGTTAGACT comes from the Carya illinoinensis cultivar Pawnee chromosome 8, C.illinoinensisPawnee_v1, whole genome shotgun sequence genome and includes:
- the LOC122318194 gene encoding auxin-responsive protein SAUR72-like, encoding MDSKKSNKIREIVRLRQILKKWRKLANTSKDTSSSSSSKSMKFLKRTLSLSDNSSTQEASAINGVPKGYLAVCVGEELKRFVIPTECLGHPAFHVLLREAEEEFGFEQTGVLRIPCEVPVFENILKMVEEKKDVLYMQECRFGQLPHSPHPQSPMCR